Proteins encoded by one window of Aspergillus puulaauensis MK2 DNA, chromosome 4, nearly complete sequence:
- a CDS encoding FTFMHR domain-containing protein (COG:S;~EggNog:ENOG410PG7N;~InterPro:IPR036236,IPR013087,IPR007219;~PFAM:PF00096,PF04082;~go_function: GO:0003677 - DNA binding [Evidence IEA];~go_function: GO:0008270 - zinc ion binding [Evidence IEA];~go_process: GO:0006351 - transcription, DNA-templated [Evidence IEA]): protein MKTARRVRTRKVQCPFCPKTFTRTEHLQRHLGSHGVGKAVECPECGKEFMRKDVMKRHLSKCQLKLKPSSQSVHSTNIPNKPNIPQQDNLPDELSDTPTLQPGTSTTQTQSSAETQFLIPETPTSDTIWNDLNFESVQFLFDPTFLDRDEDTRLQQIAPSGFGVPCINIDPADTFNFLERISESSSLESRYACSLYEREWASRELETSVAAVIPENSVAIHSLDRICPLIETAHEIVQQIEAVSQTSAITHKWTSQLEKDCTRFFSPRNIERFIRIYWIAWHPHYPVIHKPTFCTADTPVHLTAAMCIIGACFSPNENDRINAKLWLNSVEEMVFTNPYLGDIILLDEATVNVREIVQLLQAAYCVSTFQISEGSKVSQRRIRRQRFNMVVSLARDLNLFNITHRNLDNLHENDFCWASFVANEECIRTMLFVYIHDTAFAIFTNYPPRTRIQEMSLDMACPEACFQASSSRECFAAIKTWTSHPLWKCRMGLREVVEVVLCSDIATAPETEILEYLSHLGILNLWIVCSALISETLQINTLFSANTQIHLQPMRRAIHNWKIAWNQRYLIQDNFGLPKEEEGGQEQDRIRIPAHPEDSWRRVGFFRNASEYWLLVHVLIERVEEQQRGRGGGNGNGIGRPYTPSRCDEAAMVDLKNLIAEHHRGLGFG from the exons ATGAAGACAGCTCGGAGAGTCAGGACGCGCAAGGTCCAGTGTCCCTTCTGTCCCAAGACGTTTACACGCACTGAGCATCTGCAGCGACACCTCGGGTCTC ATGGAGTGGGAAAAGCTGTCGAATGTCCTGAGTGTGGAAAGGAGTTCATGCGCAA AGATGTGATGAAGCGCCATCTTTCCAAATGCCAGCTCAAACTGAAGCCGAGCAGTCAATCCGTCCACAGCACAAATATCCCAAATAAACCAAATATACCGCAGCAGGACAACCTCCCTGACGAACTCAGCGACACCCCGACTCTCCAGCCAGGcacctcaacaacccaaacccaatCCAGCGCCGAAACCCAGTTCCTAATTCCTGAGACACCCACGAGCGATACAATCTGGAACGATCTGAACTTTGAAAGCGTGCAATTCCTGTTCGACCCGACGTTCTTGGACCGAGACGAGGATACCCGCTTGCAGCAGATCGCGCCGAGTGGGTTCGGGGTGCCGTGCATCAATATCGACCCGGCTGATACGTTTAATTTTCTGGAGAGGATTTCCGAATCGTCTTCGCTTGAGAGCCGATACGCGTGCTCGCTGTATGAGAGGGAGTGGGCGAGCCGGGAGTTGGAAACATCGGTTGCAGCTGTGATTCCAGAGAATTCTG TAGCTATTCACTCGTTGGATCGAATCTGCCCTCTAATCGAGACAGCACACGAAATCGTGCAGCAAATAGAAGCCGTTTCCCAGACGTCTGCGATAACACACAAATGGACATCGCAGCTAGAAAAAGATTGCACCCGCTTCTTCAGTCCCCGGAACATCGAGCGCTTCATCCGCATCTACTGGATCGCATGGCATCCGCATTACCCGGTCATCCACAAGCCAACATTCTGCACAGCAGATACCCCCGTCCATCTCACGGCGGCAATGTGCATCATCGGCGCATGCTTCTCGCCGAACGAGAATGACCGGATCAATGCGAAACTGTGGCTGAACAGCGTCGAGGAAATGGTGTTTACGAATCCGTATCTTGGGGACATTATACTTCTTGACGAGGCGACTGTTAATGTCCGTGAGATTGTGCAGTTGCTTCAGGCGGCGTACTGTGTTTCGACCTTTCAGATTAGCGAGGGGAGTAAAGTTAGCCAGAGGCGGATTCGGAGACAGCGGTTTAATATGGTTGTTTCT TTGGCAAGAgacctcaacctcttcaacatcacaCATCGGAATCTCGACAATCTACACGAGAATGACTTTTGCTGGGCCAGTTTCGTTGCAAATGAGGAGTGTATCCG GACAATGCTCTTCGTCTACATCCACGACACAGCCTTTGCAATCTTCACCAACTACCCACCCCGCACAAGAATCCAGGAGATGTCCCTAGACATGGCGTGTCCAGAGGCATGCTTCCAAGCGTCCTCGTCCCGGGAATGTTTCGCAGCAATCAAAACATGGACATCGCACCCGCTGTGGAAATGCAGAATGGGGCTGCGCGAAgtcgtcgaggtcgtcctTTGCTCGGATATAGCCACCGCTCCTGAAACTGAAATCCTGGAATACCTGTCCCATTTGGGGATTTTGAATTTGTGGATTGTTTGTTCTG CTTTAATATCTGAAACACTCCAGATAAACACCCTCTTTAGCGCAAACACCCAGATCCACCTGCAGCCTATGCGGCGCGCAATCCATAATTGGAAGATCGCGTGGAACCAGCGGTACCTGATCCAGGACAATTTCGGGCTgccgaaggaggaagaaggaggacAAGAGCAAGATCGTATTCGTATTCCTGCACACCCTGAGGATTCCTGGCGCCGCGTAGGGTTTTTTCGGAATGCGTCGGAGTATTGGCTGCTTGTGCATGTGTTGATAGAGAGGGTTGAGGAGCAGCAGAGGGGGAGGGGtggtgggaatgggaatgggattgGGAGGCCGTATACGCCGTCGAGGTGCGATGAGGCGGCGATGGTTGATTTGAAGAACCTGATCGCGGAGCATCATCGGGGTCTTGGGTTTGGATGA
- a CDS encoding transferase hexapeptide domain protein (COG:S;~EggNog:ENOG410PRK0;~InterPro:IPR001451,IPR011004,IPR027777;~PFAM:PF00132;~go_component: GO:0005869 - dynactin complex [Evidence IEA]), which yields MDPRQSQPQPQPRQPPSSSQHLRPPPHHRPSAAPSPSSSTQSSPTPRPPAAQITAHPTSTISDSANFVGPYTVSIGKGTIIHPRTRICATEGPVRIGDGCIIAEKTVIGALPGPSTPSSPKLGGGESGDSAEEQAIVISSNVTVGVQVTVQPGARLHSGVVVDNQAFVGRGADVGAHSKICARYELVDGARVKEWVVVWGAGKGAGVKKRVKTQKKVVSPFGLGGGEGKGQDGVLEGRVIEDARMVAMKREREALSRFIVGVKRKS from the coding sequence ATGGACCCAAGAcaatcccagccccagcctcaaccgcGCCAAcccccctcatcctcgcaACACCTCCGACCTCCGCCGCACCACCGCCCCTCCGCAgctccctccccatcctcatcaacacaATCCTCCCCCACGCCCCGACCCCCGGCCGCGCAAATCACCGCCCATCCCACCAGTACAATCTCCGATAGCGCGAACTTCGTTGGCCCCTACACCGTCTCAATTGGGAAGGGCACAATCATCCACCCGCGCACCCGGATCTGCGCAACCGAGGGCCCCGTGAGAATCGGCGACGGGTGCATTATCGCGGAGAAGACTGTTATCGGTGCTCTTCCTGGGCCGTCtacaccttcttccccgaaacttggtggtggtgaaagTGGTGATTCTGCAGAGGAACAGGCTATTGTGATCTCGTCGAACGTCACGGTTGGGGTCCAGGTTACGGTTCAGCCTGGGGCGCGACTTCAttctggggttgtggttgatAACCAGGCTTTTGTGGGGAGGGGAGCGGATGTGGGTGCGCATTCGAAGATCTGTGCGAGATACGAACTTGTTGATGGGGCCAGGGTGAAGGAgtgggttgttgtttgggGTGCTGGGAAGGGGGCCGGGGTGAAAAAGAGAGTCAAGAcgcagaagaaggttgttAGTCCGTTTGGACTAGGTGgtggggaagggaaaggacaAGAcggggtgttggaggggCGGGTTATTGAGGATGCGAGAATGGTTGCGATGAAaagggagagggaggcgcTTTCGAGGTTTATTGTTggggtgaagaggaagtcATGA
- a CDS encoding sodium:solute symporter family protein (COG:P;~EggNog:ENOG410PHHN;~InterPro:IPR001734,IPR038377,IPR031155;~PFAM:PF00474;~TransMembrane:15 (o20-43i64-93o99-119i140-162o174-193i263-284o304-324i345-370o376-395i407-430o436-457i464-482o488-508i568-587o599-621i);~go_component: GO:0016020 - membrane [Evidence IEA];~go_component: GO:0016021 - integral component of membrane [Evidence IEA];~go_function: GO:0015204 - urea transmembrane transporter activity [Evidence IEA];~go_function: GO:0022857 - transmembrane transporter activity [Evidence IEA];~go_process: GO:0055085 - transmembrane transport [Evidence IEA];~go_process: GO:0071918 - urea transmembrane transport [Evidence IEA]): MSSLSHRSGDAIVPPLSQAVGYVVVVGLGLAFALGMIAVTRILKRTVGEDNSKIETFMVADRRVNTGLVASAVVSSWLWSTALLSTVMVGYTYGISGPFWYGAGCAPMIVCFGYVGIVCKSRVPGAHTILEIIRMRYGRVAHLSFMFLAVINNLFNTCNMILGASSAISSLTGMHIMASTFLLPLGVVIYTLVGGIKATFLTDYTHTVIILILCCYLTAKTITSDEIGSISNLFDLVNAAQNDHKVDGNFQGSLLTMTSEQGVIFAIIQLVSNFGAVIMDTGYFVKAFAASPSAVLPGYVIGGISYFGIPWALGTVMGTAALALESSPSFPTYPRAMTSSEVTNGLALPYAAIAVAGKGGAVAVLLITFMAVTSTLSAQIIAVSSIVAFDGYRTYWNHKASNDEVILWSRIGVVIFGAFSAGFTAILHYAGVDMGWTLYMIGVVTCPGIIPLISTIIWNRQSKVAAIASAYLGMATGLAVWLSTAYRFYGEVSVASTGGALPFVITLFRPDNFDWSKLQTESLNATMALTDETRTTHAGAGAVHAEGEGVGEGVGVEKEKSYQRSKTYALFWAIATFLGIWVLWPLPMYAANYVFSKTFFTAWVAVSLLWLWITFVVISVYPVWDGRRQITEVVAGLVRGMR, translated from the exons ATGTCATCTCTATCTCATCGCTCCGGAGATGCTATAGTCCCACCGCTCTCTCAAGCTGTTGGATATGTAGTCGTCGTCGGTCTTGGTCTGGCCTTTGCGCTAGGAATGATAGCGGTGACTAGGATTCTCAAGCGGACGGTGGGGGAGGACAACTCCAAGATTGAAAC GTTTATGGTCGCAGATCGCCGAGTCAACACCGGCCTTGTAGCATCCGCAGTCGTCTCA TCCTGGCTCTGGAGCACCGCCCTACTCAGTACCGTGATGGTGGGCTATACCTACGGCATCAGTGGTCCCTTCTGGTATGGTGCAGGCTGTGCTCCAATGATTGTCTGTTTTGGGTATGTGGGAATCGTCTGCAAAAGCCGCGTCCCTGGGGCACATACTATTCTGGAGATCATCCGCATGCGATATG GGAGAGTTGCTCATCTGAGCTTTATGTTTCTTGCCGTGATCAACAATCTTTTCAACACCTGCAACATGATTCTAGGAGCATCTTCAGCTATTAGTTCTCT TACCGGAATGCATATCATGGCGTCGACATTTCTTCTCCCGCTGGGTGTGGTAATCTACACTCTTGTCGGGGGAATAAAGGCAAC TTTCTTGACGGACTACACCCATACTGTCATCATCCTAATTCTCTGCTGCTATCTAACAGCCAAAACGATTACCTCGGATGAGATCGGGTCAATCAGCAACCTGTTCGACCTGGTCAACGCTGCCCAGAATGACCACAAGGTCGATGGCAATTTCCAAGGCTCGCTTCTCACCATGACATCCGAGCAGGGGGTCATCTTCGCCATTATCCAGCTCGTGTCCAATTTTGGTGCAGTTATT ATGGATACAGGCTACTTCGTGAAAGCCTTCGCTGCGTCGCCTTCTGCTGTTCTTCCAGGATATGTCATCGGAGGCATCTCGTACTTCGGTATTCCGTGGGCTCTGGGCACGGTTATGGGGACAGCTGCACTCGCCTTGGAAAGCTCTCCTTCCTTTCCAACATACCCCCGA GCAATGACAAGTTCCGAAGTTACAAACGGCCTAGCCCTTCCCTACGCCGCCATCGCTGTAGCAGGCAAGGGAGGTGCCGTGGCCGTGCTTCTCATAACCTTCATGGCCGTCACATCTACCCTCTCCGCCCAGATCATCGCCGTCTCGTCCATTGTCGCATTCGATGGGTACCGCACCTACTGGAACCATAAAGCCAGCAACGACGAGGTAATCCTTTGGAGTCGAATCGGCGTCGTTATCTTCGGAGCTTTCTCCGCTGGATTCACCGCAATCCTCCACTATGCCGGCGTTGATATGGGATGGACTCTATACATGATAG GCGTCGTCACATGCCCCGGAATCATCCCACTCATCAGCACAATAATCTGGAACCGCCAGAGCAAAgtcgccgccatcgcatCCGCATACCTGGGCATGGCCACCGGCCTAGCCGTCTGGCTCAGCACCGCGTACCGCTTCTACGGCGAGGTCTCGGTTGCTTCAACCGGGGGTGCACTCCCCT TCGTCATTACGCTATTTCGCCCGGACAACTTTGATTGGAGCAAGCTCCAAACTGAGTCGCTTAATGCTACGATGGCGCTGACTGATGAAACGCGGACGACGcatgctggcgctggcgctgtaCATGCTGAGGGGGAGGGCGTGGGTGAGGGTGTAGGTgtggagaaagagaagagctATCAACGATCAAAAACATACGCGCTCTTCTGGGCCATTGCTACCTTTTTGGGTATTTGGGTTCTCTGGCCTTTGCCAATGTATGCGGCGAACTATGTGTTCAGCAAAACG TTCTTCACGGCATGGGTGGCCGTCTCGTTACTTTGGCTGTGGATCACTTTTGTTGTCATCTCGGTTTACCCCGTTTGGGATGGTCGACGCCAGATTACTGAGGTTGTGGCTGGTCTGGTCCGGGGAATGAGGTAG
- a CDS encoding cytochrome P450 (COG:Q;~EggNog:ENOG410PKHF;~InterPro:IPR001128,IPR017972,IPR002401,IPR036396;~PFAM:PF00067;~TransMembrane:1 (i5-26o);~go_function: GO:0005506 - iron ion binding [Evidence IEA];~go_function: GO:0016705 - oxidoreductase activity, acting on paired donors, with incorporation or reduction of molecular oxygen [Evidence IEA];~go_function: GO:0020037 - heme binding [Evidence IEA];~go_process: GO:0055114 - oxidation-reduction process [Evidence IEA]), with the protein MDSVWIIACSLVLIPLGILIHDVLLWRRLPPGPPPLPLIGNKHELPSSHPWIKFQEWSRTYGPIYTVWLGRRPTIVISDPTIASELLEKRSAKYSTRPRFVTMGEIYWDMASILVQPYGKEWLVRRKLLHSALTPRALENYKGLQEAESARLCYQLLSNAKDFEALLDRLTSSIVFAISYGHRVDDMRSPVVRQRLEFMHYVSGLNVPGAYLVESFPVLKYLPDWIAPWKAEIKRRGRIEAEANMKLVRVVEDDISSASKSHNAAPVFNSLTKQLLENRKLDPASFPLSERNFSFIPASLFGAGSDTTASTLCSAMLALVTTPGVLETAQAELDSVIGPDRLPVFSDIRNLPYLRALCKEVLRWRPVAVLGGTPHASSEDDYYRGFYIPKGTVILGNSWAINLNLEYYPDPDKFNPLRFLDVDPDSLPYLEHPEGYNDNVNGLAHPSKSGHSSFGWGRRICPGAELASNTLLITLSRLLWGFDVRPVPGVVYDTLDYTNGFNIRPRDLRVIIQVRSKRHRDVVAREYEAAMGFLETLTPFTESML; encoded by the coding sequence ATGGACTCCGTATGGATTATTGCATGCAGTctcgtcctcatccccctcggcatcctcatccacgatGTCCTCCTCTGGAGACGCCTCCCCCCAGGCCcgcctcccctccccctcatcgGCAACAAGCATGAGCTCCCCTCAAGCCACCCCTGGATCAAATTCCAAGAATGGTCCCGGACATACGGCCCAATATACACCGTCTGGCTGGGCCGCCGCCCAACGATCGTAATATCCGACCCGACCATTGCATCAGAACTGCTCGAAAAACGCTCCGCAAAGTACAGCACGCGGCCTAGATTCGTCACCATGGGCGAGATCTACTGGGACATGGCGAGTATTCTGGTCCAGCCGTATGGAAAGGAGTGGCTTGTCCGCCGGAAACTGCTGCATTCTGCGCTGACGCCGCGCGCGCTGGAGAATTACAAGGGGCTGCAGGAGGCGGAGTCTGCGCGACTTTGCTACCAGCTGCTGTCCAATGCAAAAGACTTTGAGGCGCTGCTTGATCGGTTGACCTCGTCGATTGTGTTTGCGATATCGTACGGCCACCGCGTTGATGATATGCGGTCCCCTGTTGTGCGGCAGCGTCTTGAGTTCATGCATTATGTCTCCGGATTGAATGTCCCAGGCGCATACCTGGTAGAATCCTTCCCAGTATTGAAGTATCTACCCGACTGGATCGCGCCGTGGAAAGCAGAGATCAAACGACGCGGCCGCATTGAAGCAGAGGCCAACATGAAGCTCGTCCGCGTAGTCGAAGACGATATCTCATCCGCGAGCAAATCCCACAACGCCGCACCGGTCTTCAACAGCTTAACCAAGCAGCTACTCGAGAACAGAAAGCTAGACCCAGCGTCATTCCCCCTTAGCGAACGGAACTTCAGCTTCATCCCGGCGTCTCTATTCGGCGCGGGCTCCGACACTACAGCGTCAACCTTGTGCTCTGCCATGCTGGCTCTCGTGACAACCCCAGGTGTTCTGGAAACAGCACAAGCAGAGCTGGACTCGGTAATCGGACCGGATCGTCTGCCTGTGTTCAGCGATATCCGCAATCTCCCATACCTGCGCGCCTTGTGCAAGGAAGTGCTCCGTTGGCGCCCTGTTGCTGTCCTCGGAGGAACACCGCACGCCTCGTCTGAAGATGACTATTACCGCGGGTTCTATATCCCCAAAGGAACAGTTATCCTCGGGAACTCATGGGCCATCAACCTGAACCTGGAGTACTATCCAGACCCGGACAAGTTCAACCCGCTGCGCTTCCTGGATGTAGATCCAGACTCTCTGCCTTACCTGGAGCACCCCGAAGGGTATAATGATAATGTCAACGGCCTTGCCCATCCAAGCAAATCAGGCCATAGCTCATTTGGCTGGGGCCGTCGGATCTGTCCCGGTGCGGAGCTGGCGAGCAACACGCTGCTGATCACGTTGAGCCGGCTGCTATGGGGGTTTGATGTCCGGCCTGTTCCGGGGGTTGTGTATGATACGTTGGATTATACGAATGGGTTCAATATCAGACCGCGCGACCTGCGAGTTATTATTCAGGTTCGGTCGAAGCGGCATCGGGACGTGGTGGCGAGGGAGTATGAGGCTGCAATGGGGTTTCTGGAGACTCTTACTCCGTTTACGGAGTCGATGTTGTAA
- a CDS encoding uncharacterized protein (COG:S;~EggNog:ENOG410PMEY;~InterPro:IPR004875,IPR009057,IPR006600,IPR007889;~PFAM:PF03221,PF05225,PF03184;~go_function: GO:0003676 - nucleic acid binding [Evidence IEA];~go_function: GO:0003677 - DNA binding [Evidence IEA]): protein MPRNNRRSRQELIEQEGRIQLAINALKNHEIASVRRAAAVFNVPRGTLRDRLQGQQNQQELYNQNMRLSKTQEDYLVQWIISRDERGCAPRHSHIQEMAKIILQSDSATPPDPLGGNWVTNFLKRHPELKSRFIRRYNRQRAQCEDPKVIMDWFNTYKTICNDKGILPDDIYNFDETGFAMGLIATARVVARRDMPGKPYLIQPGNREWVTIIECINTRGWAIPSTIIFKGKVYIEGWYSEQRIPGDWHIEVSKNGWTTDEIGLRWLQNCFIPTTTPRIVARYRMLVLDGHGSHLTPEFDKICQDNDIIPLCMPSHSSHLLQPLDVGCFGPLKRAYGGLIELRS, encoded by the coding sequence atgccacgaaaTAATCGTCGATCGCGTCAAGAATTAATTGAGCAAGAGGGCAGGATCCAACTTGCAATAAACGCGTTAAAAAACCACGAAATCGCGTCTGTAcgtcgagcagcagcagtttTTAATGTTCCGCGTGGTACGCTCCGAGATCGACTTCAGGGTCAACAAAATCAGCAAGAACTCTACAACCAGAATATGAGGCTATCTAAAACTCAAGAGGATTACTTAGTACAATGGATTATATCCAGGGATGAGCGCGGATGTGCCCCAAGACACTCTCACATCCAGGAAATGGCCAAGATTATACTCCAGTCAGATTCCGCAACCCCTCCGGATCCCCTAGGGGGAAACTGGGTCACCAACTTCCTAAAGCGTCATCCTGAGCTAAAATCTCGTTTTATAAGACGCTATAATCGACAGCGGGCACAGTGTGAGGATCCTAAAGTTATTATGGACTGGTTTAATACCTATAAAACTATCTGCAATGACAAAGGCATCCTCCCCGATGATATCTATAATTTCGACGAAACTGGCTTCGCGATGGGCCTTATTGCAACTGCAAGAGTAGTTGCAAGACGCGACATGCCTGGAAAGCCTTATCTTATTCAGCCAGGGAACCGGGAATGGGTGACTATAATTGAATGTATCAACACCAGAGGTTGGGCTATCCCGTCCACGATTATCTTCAAAGGAAAGGTTTATATTGAGGGCTGGTATTCAGAGCAACGCATCCCTGGAGACTGGCATATTGAGGTTAGCAAGAATGGCTGGACAACCGATGAAATAGGCCTTCGTTGGCTTCAAAACTGCTTTATTCCTACAACTACACCCCGTATAGTGGCCCGATATCGAATGCTAGTTCTAGACGGCCATGGAAGTCATCTAACACCTGAATTCGATAAGATCTGTCAAGATAATGATATTATACCGCTTTGCATGCCTTCGCATTCATctcaccttcttcaaccgctAGATGTCGGTTGTTTTGGGCCTCTAAAGCGGGCATATGGAGGCCTTATTGAATTGAGATCCTGA
- a CDS encoding uncharacterized protein (TransMembrane:1 (o167-189i)) → MLPFYFLRPFKVYIVPRIEFLIEGQPCGRTAIPAALVDKILAMHPAPSVTNCLNAMPQNVNLATTQDHFQALCDEHDRALYYYPLQHPDAGPETRFHVITNKCKKRMRVTYPRSDSEDDASVGSHLIAQEMLQLRLEVWNRGSPPDDATSITVAMPFPLGDYRFATLWSYFYTVLSSLVKLLMSILNWVCRPRFLRRLTVGGAEGEVRGSDM, encoded by the exons ATGCTCCCATTCTATTTCCTTCGCCCCTTCAAG GTCTACATCGTCCCCCGCATCGAATTTTTGATTGAAGGCCAGCCATGCGGACGAACGGCGATCCCGGCGGCCTTGGTGGACAAAATCCTAGCCATGCACCCAGCACCCTCTGTCACGAACTGTCTCAACGCAATGCCCCAAAATGTCAATCTTGCAACAACCCAAGATCACTTTCAAGCACTGTGCGATGAGCACGACAGGGCTCTTTACTACTACCCCCTACAACACCCGGATGCCGGTCCCGAAACGCGCTTCCACGTCATCACAAACAAGTGCAAGAAAAGAATGCGCGTTACCTATCCCCGCAGTGATTCTGAGGATGACGCAAGCGTGGGAAGCCATCTCATAGCGCAGGAAATGCTTCAACTCAGGCTGGAGGTTTGGAATAGGGGAAGCCCCCCGGATGACGCGACATCGATCACTGTCGCCATGCCATTCCCTTTGGGCGACTATCGGTTTGCAACTCTATGGTCGTACTTCTATACTGTTCTTTCGTCGTTGGTGAAGCTTTTAATGTCGATTCTGAATTGGGTTTGCCGGCCACGCTTCTTGCGAAGATTGACAGTCGGGGGTGCTGAAGGGGAAGTTCGAGGTTCAGATATGTAA
- a CDS encoding DUF3632 domain-containing protein (InterPro:IPR022085;~PFAM:PF12311), producing MGLTTSNMSLAMPAMDMVVPTVPTVPLLQLQFDEVDIDRYNMQRYSRHQAVPAIRQYLDSNANLSIEQASGVLYDMMPDTGPGLDFINYDMSLLFIQTAQQIPYSHPSQDKFVDLLASLARTDRFNKPLIPSSPRDHRFFGAHGPFAIALNQGSPLYPRRYTNNDEMVNLGAFVARLVRAKVLPRASYNTPASVLREALEYECHDPNCPIDASTWVAWCAVWILGAGRELYERVVLHPDLNQKYYLAGELYRGAPFGIERWKFWQDRLAEIAGEPEVADDVRQLGLKAADYMGALARGIFW from the exons ATGGGCCTCACCACGTCAAATATGAGTCTTGCCATGCCGGCCATGGACATGGTTGTGCCCACGGTGCCTACTGTACCCCTTCTACAGCTACAGTTCGATGAGGTCGATATTGATCGCTACAATATGCAGAGGTATTCTCGCCATCAAGCAGTGCCAGCCATCAGGCAATACCTTGATTCCAACGCAAATCTATCAATAGAACAAGCCTCCGGTGTCTTGTATGACATGATGCCCGACACAGGCCCAGGCCTAGACTTCATCAACTACGACATgtccctcctcttcatacAGACAGCTCAGCAAATCCCCTACTCTCACCCATCACAGGACAAATTCGTGGACCTCCTGGCCAGTCTCGCCAGGACGGACCGATTCAACAAGCCGCTCATACCGTCCAGCCCAAGAGACCACAGGTTTTTCGGGGCGCATGGCCCATTCGCCATTGCACTTAACCAGGGCTCCCCAC TATATCCTCGCAGATACACCAATAACGACGAGATGGTTAACCTCGGCGCTTTTGTCGCCAGACTGGTACGCGCCAAAGTCCTCCCAAGAGCATCTTACAACACCCCGGCGTCAGTTCTGCGCGAAGCTCTGGAATACGAGTGTCATGATCCAAATTGTCCCATTGACGCCAGTACCTGGGTTGCCTGGTGCGCAGTGTGGATTCTCGGTGCCGGGCGCGAATTATACGAAAGGGTGGTCCTGCATCCGGATCTGAATCAGAAGTACTACTTAGCAGGCGAGCTTTACAGGGGGGCCCCTTTCGGCATCGAGCGCTGGAAGTTCTGGCAGGATAGGCTTGCGGAGATAGCTGGGGAGCCTGAGGTTGCCGATGATGTTCGGCAGCTGGGACTCAAGGCTGCCGACTACATGGGGGCTCTTGCGCGTGGTATTTTCTGGTAA